From the Oleiharenicola lentus genome, one window contains:
- a CDS encoding MFS transporter yields the protein MKELLRDFRIRRLLLANITGSIGAGVTIFAVPWLLVQQPGGTTTYGTVTLVTTIVLFLFMPYYGVWVDRHSRKTMLLGSELFGFAATAVMAAICLLQGGYGPASLAAVYFCGMLYYTLHYPAKYAFLQQVIDKSQYQSLTGLMEVQGQTAMMIAGGLGPILVEHFSLGVILGLNAATYLFSFSIQSTIPYRSTHLDDTAAAPRLSAWRSIAEGWRWLRARPQLTVFFAASLMPFITVMVGNYLFPIYVAQTLGADAWVFGAGEIVFAVGAILAGFSLPRLIATHSAGRTVPVTMGLFALGAAVLVLFPSIPLYLVAAVLLGYGNAGSRVARSAALLHLVDNKVMGRVGSFFHAYDRVLRTVLTSAVIAIVAADGARPAFALLLGLVLISLVAVFRCRSVLTVGP from the coding sequence ATGAAGGAACTCCTCCGCGACTTCCGCATCCGGCGCCTGCTGCTCGCCAACATCACGGGCTCGATCGGGGCGGGCGTGACGATCTTCGCCGTGCCGTGGCTGCTCGTGCAGCAACCCGGCGGCACCACCACCTACGGCACGGTCACACTGGTCACGACCATCGTGCTCTTTCTCTTCATGCCCTACTACGGCGTGTGGGTGGACCGGCATTCGCGCAAGACGATGCTGCTCGGCAGCGAGCTGTTCGGCTTCGCTGCCACGGCCGTCATGGCCGCGATCTGCCTGCTCCAGGGCGGCTACGGTCCCGCCTCCCTGGCCGCGGTCTATTTCTGCGGCATGCTCTACTACACCCTTCACTACCCCGCGAAATACGCCTTTCTCCAGCAGGTCATCGACAAGTCCCAGTATCAGTCGCTCACGGGCCTCATGGAAGTGCAGGGACAGACTGCCATGATGATCGCCGGTGGCCTGGGGCCGATCCTCGTCGAACATTTCAGCCTGGGCGTGATCCTGGGGCTCAACGCCGCGACCTATCTTTTCAGTTTCTCGATCCAGTCCACCATTCCCTACCGCAGCACCCACCTGGACGACACCGCCGCGGCACCGCGTCTGTCCGCGTGGCGCTCCATCGCCGAGGGCTGGCGCTGGCTGCGGGCCCGTCCGCAGCTCACGGTGTTTTTCGCCGCCTCGCTCATGCCCTTCATCACGGTGATGGTCGGCAATTACCTGTTTCCGATCTATGTCGCCCAGACCCTCGGCGCCGATGCCTGGGTTTTCGGTGCCGGCGAGATCGTGTTCGCCGTGGGCGCCATCCTCGCCGGCTTCAGTCTGCCGCGGTTGATCGCCACCCATTCCGCCGGCCGCACCGTGCCGGTCACGATGGGGCTGTTCGCGCTGGGCGCGGCGGTGCTGGTGCTTTTCCCCAGCATCCCGCTGTATCTCGTCGCCGCCGTCCTGCTCGGGTATGGCAACGCCGGCAGCCGCGTCGCCCGCAGCGCCGCCCTGCTGCACCTCGTGGACAACAAGGTCATGGGCCGCGTGGGCTCTTTCTTCCATGCCTACGACCGCGTGCTGCGCACCGTGCTGACTTCGGCTGTCATCGCCATCGTCGCCGCCGACGGCGCGCGCCCGGCCTTTGCGCTGTTGCTGGGCCTCGTGCTCATCAGCCTCGTGGCCGTCTTCCGCTGCCGCTCCGTGCTCACGGTCGGGCCGTGA
- the corA gene encoding magnesium/cobalt transporter CorA, which translates to MIHSFIFSEGKLVGRDLELEALRLVHGDKGLIVWVDLDNPTDEETKAVLEGLFQFHPLAIEDCLTPSPLPKIEDYEDYLFMVTHAVDYTREEKFASTELDLFLGKEFLVTFHRTPLRSVNALIERLGKNVGPGPRGGDRLAHSLLDLLVDNFSPMLTALHDELEEIEESVLRKASDQQLVNELLQVRGDFSKLRQILRPQREIIERLARGDSKMIRSTLLPYYRDLRDNLARLDETVIGYHDRLMLAFDIYLNKAAIEANEGIKFLTALTAITLPVMVIGTWYGMNFDGMPELHGRHSYFIALGVMLFFTCLTWFYLKRKKWF; encoded by the coding sequence ATGATCCACTCCTTCATCTTCAGCGAAGGCAAACTGGTCGGCCGCGACCTCGAGCTGGAGGCACTGCGCCTCGTCCACGGCGACAAGGGTTTGATCGTGTGGGTGGACCTCGACAACCCCACCGACGAGGAGACCAAGGCCGTCCTCGAGGGCCTCTTCCAGTTCCACCCGCTCGCCATCGAGGACTGTCTCACCCCCAGCCCGCTGCCCAAGATCGAGGACTACGAGGACTACCTCTTCATGGTCACCCACGCCGTGGACTACACGCGCGAGGAGAAGTTCGCCTCGACCGAGCTCGATCTGTTCCTCGGCAAGGAATTCCTCGTCACCTTCCACCGCACGCCCCTGCGTTCCGTCAACGCCCTCATCGAGCGCCTCGGCAAGAACGTCGGCCCGGGCCCGCGCGGCGGCGACCGTCTCGCCCACTCCCTGCTCGACCTCCTGGTGGACAACTTCAGCCCCATGCTCACCGCGCTGCACGACGAACTCGAGGAAATCGAGGAATCCGTGCTCCGCAAAGCCTCCGACCAGCAGCTGGTCAACGAGCTGCTCCAGGTGCGCGGCGACTTCTCGAAGCTCCGCCAGATCCTGCGCCCGCAGCGCGAGATCATCGAGCGCCTCGCCCGCGGTGACAGCAAGATGATCCGCAGCACCCTGCTGCCGTACTACCGCGACCTGCGCGACAACCTCGCCCGCCTCGACGAAACGGTGATCGGCTACCACGACCGCCTGATGCTCGCCTTCGACATCTACCTCAACAAGGCCGCGATCGAGGCCAACGAGGGCATCAAGTTCCTCACCGCCCTCACCGCCATCACCCTGCCGGTCATGGTCATCGGCACCTGGTATGGCATGAACTTCGACGGCATGCCCGAACTCCACGGCCGGCACAGCTACTTCATCGCCCTCGGCGTGATGCTGTTCTTCACCTGCCTCACGTGGTTCTATCTGAAGCGTAAGAAATGGTTCTGA
- a CDS encoding PEGA domain-containing protein: protein MNLPQVCLLSFALINAFVFTGCATVTRGTTETLMIQSTPSGADVRVSNGFTGRTPFTFTVPRKGDLIVTISLPGYEAQEHILHSSVAGKGAAGVAGNALIGGVIGIGVDMATGAALSHKPNPLVVTLKPMVIPVAEKAPPVPPETTAPGPDTPTASAAPPVAAKEEPAGGNAGASADSPGGGVAAPNKSE from the coding sequence ATGAACCTACCCCAAGTCTGCTTGTTGTCGTTCGCGTTGATCAACGCCTTCGTGTTCACCGGTTGCGCAACCGTGACGCGAGGAACCACTGAAACCCTGATGATCCAGTCAACCCCGTCCGGGGCGGACGTGCGGGTCTCAAACGGCTTCACCGGCCGGACGCCGTTCACGTTCACGGTACCCCGGAAGGGTGACCTGATCGTGACCATATCCCTGCCCGGCTACGAAGCGCAGGAGCATATCCTGCATTCCAGTGTGGCGGGCAAGGGAGCCGCCGGGGTGGCGGGCAACGCCCTGATTGGTGGCGTGATCGGCATCGGTGTGGACATGGCCACGGGAGCAGCCCTGTCGCACAAGCCGAACCCGCTGGTCGTGACGCTTAAACCGATGGTGATTCCGGTGGCGGAAAAAGCGCCGCCCGTGCCACCCGAAACCACAGCTCCCGGACCGGACACGCCGACGGCTTCGGCCGCACCTCCGGTTGCGGCCAAAGAGGAGCCAGCCGGAGGAAACGCCGGCGCCAGTGCCGACTCGCCTGGTGGCGGAGTTGCCGCGCCAAACAAGTCCGAATGA
- a CDS encoding PTS sugar transporter subunit IIA: MAARLSSLLAPERIVLSLQSAKRTAALQETAKLLEADPSVVNFQGFYNELLARERLDTTCLGNEVALPHARTEHVKKIVLAVGRSTNGVLFENSNQTVKLMFVLGTPKNNPTDYLILVGALCRLIKDESSRAALMAAATPEAFIATVIELENKLLGPVK; this comes from the coding sequence ATGGCCGCCCGTCTCTCCAGTCTGCTCGCCCCCGAGCGCATTGTCCTCTCGCTGCAAAGCGCCAAGCGCACCGCCGCCCTCCAGGAGACCGCCAAGCTGCTCGAGGCCGACCCGAGCGTCGTCAATTTCCAGGGATTCTACAACGAGCTGCTCGCCCGCGAGCGCCTCGACACCACCTGCCTCGGCAACGAGGTCGCCCTGCCCCACGCCCGCACCGAACACGTGAAGAAGATCGTGCTCGCCGTCGGCCGCAGCACCAACGGCGTGCTCTTCGAGAACTCGAACCAGACCGTGAAACTCATGTTCGTGCTCGGCACGCCCAAGAACAACCCGACCGACTACCTCATCCTCGTCGGCGCACTCTGCCGCCTGATCAAGGACGAATCCAGCCGCGCCGCCCTGATGGCCGCGGCCACCCCCGAGGCCTTCATTGCCACGGTCATCGAGCTGGAGAACAAGCTCCTGGGCCCGGTCAAATAA
- the gyrA gene encoding DNA gyrase subunit A, which translates to MYTANEKLSTANITDIMQTAYIDYSMSVIISRALPDARDGLKPVQRRILYAMLREGLLHNRAFDKCAGVVGEVLKNYHPHGDSSVYDTLVRLAQSWVMRYPLIDPQGNFGSVDGDPPAAYRYTEARLRDVAEELLKDIEEETVDFAPNYKESTTEPTVLPSALPNLLMNGSTGIAVGMTTNIPPHNLGEIIAAACAIIDRPTISVDELVTYIPGPDFPTGGYINGRAGIKSYLTTGRGIVRTRGKAHTEELKGGGEQIVITEIPYNVNRATLVLRIAELVREKEIDGIRDLRDESDENTRIVIELKRGEQSQIVINQLYQKTALESSFGVILLALDKKRPKQMNIKELLECYIDHRRDVVTRRTQFRLARAKERAHILEGYIIALDNLDDFVKIIRASKDKEEAKQRLMAKYPLSEIQTNAILELRLYQLTGLERGKIEAEYLELMKLIEELQGILDSEAKLLALIKQELLELKEKYASPRRTEIIDDAGDLRMEDVIPNEGAVITVSHLGFIKRTPVAEYRSQKRGGKGVIGAETYEDDFVENLFTASTHDYVLFFTSTGQCHAKKVYDIPEGTRTAKGKSVASFLRLTNGEKLAALLCVKEFTPEHFVVMATKSGAIKKTALAEYEGATREGGIRGMKLAEGDDIVGAILTNGSNEIILVSHQGQAVRFFEGATETDEPAEGAESASAAPAEGEEVEGPKLGLRPQGRFTGGVTGMRFKKTGDYLQALEVCDHEARLLVAREDGVGKRTPFGDYRKTRRGGTGVIAIDLPDDGSVAVAGALSVRDTDEVMLLTAKGQSIRTRVKEIRETGRGAKGVRLVNLEEGDKLLAIAKVVESDEQEAANSNPPMEVPPA; encoded by the coding sequence GTGTATACCGCTAACGAAAAACTTTCGACGGCCAACATCACCGACATCATGCAGACGGCCTACATCGATTATTCGATGTCGGTCATCATCTCGCGTGCCCTGCCGGACGCCCGGGACGGCCTGAAGCCCGTCCAGCGCCGCATCCTTTACGCGATGCTCCGCGAAGGCCTGCTGCACAACCGCGCTTTCGACAAGTGCGCCGGCGTCGTCGGCGAGGTGCTCAAGAACTACCACCCGCACGGCGACTCCTCCGTTTACGACACCCTCGTCCGCCTCGCCCAGTCCTGGGTCATGCGCTACCCGCTCATCGACCCGCAGGGCAACTTCGGCTCCGTGGACGGCGATCCGCCCGCCGCCTACCGCTACACCGAGGCCCGCCTCCGCGATGTCGCCGAGGAACTCCTCAAGGACATCGAGGAGGAGACCGTGGACTTCGCCCCCAACTACAAGGAGTCTACCACCGAGCCGACCGTACTTCCGTCCGCGCTGCCGAACCTCCTGATGAACGGCTCGACCGGCATCGCGGTCGGCATGACGACCAACATCCCGCCGCACAACCTCGGCGAGATCATCGCGGCCGCCTGCGCCATCATCGACCGGCCCACGATCTCGGTGGACGAGCTCGTCACCTACATTCCCGGTCCCGATTTTCCGACCGGCGGCTACATCAACGGCCGCGCCGGCATCAAGTCCTACCTCACCACCGGCCGCGGCATCGTCCGCACGCGCGGCAAGGCCCACACCGAGGAGCTCAAGGGTGGCGGCGAACAGATCGTCATCACCGAGATCCCCTACAACGTGAACCGCGCCACGCTCGTGCTCCGCATCGCCGAGCTCGTGCGCGAAAAGGAGATCGACGGCATCCGCGACCTGCGCGACGAGTCCGACGAGAACACCCGCATCGTCATCGAGCTGAAGCGCGGCGAGCAGTCCCAGATCGTCATCAACCAGCTCTACCAGAAGACCGCCCTCGAGTCCTCCTTCGGCGTCATCCTGCTGGCCCTCGACAAGAAGCGGCCGAAGCAGATGAACATCAAGGAACTCCTGGAGTGCTACATCGACCACCGCCGCGACGTGGTCACCCGCCGCACCCAGTTCCGCCTCGCCCGCGCCAAGGAGCGCGCCCACATCCTCGAGGGCTACATCATCGCCCTCGATAATCTGGATGACTTCGTGAAGATCATCCGCGCCTCCAAGGACAAGGAGGAGGCCAAACAGCGGCTGATGGCGAAGTATCCGCTCTCCGAGATCCAGACCAATGCGATTCTCGAGCTCCGCCTCTACCAGCTCACCGGCCTGGAGCGCGGCAAGATCGAGGCCGAATACCTCGAGCTCATGAAGCTCATCGAGGAACTCCAGGGCATCCTCGACTCCGAGGCCAAGCTCCTCGCGCTGATCAAGCAGGAGCTGCTCGAGCTGAAGGAGAAATACGCCTCCCCGCGCCGCACCGAGATCATCGACGACGCCGGCGACCTCCGCATGGAGGACGTCATCCCCAACGAGGGCGCCGTCATCACCGTCTCGCACCTCGGCTTCATCAAGCGCACGCCCGTCGCCGAATACCGCTCCCAGAAGCGCGGCGGCAAGGGTGTGATCGGCGCCGAGACCTACGAGGACGACTTCGTCGAGAATCTCTTCACCGCCTCGACCCACGACTACGTGCTCTTCTTCACCAGCACCGGCCAGTGCCACGCGAAGAAGGTTTACGACATCCCCGAGGGCACCCGCACCGCCAAGGGCAAGTCCGTCGCCTCCTTCCTCCGCCTGACCAACGGCGAAAAACTCGCCGCACTCCTGTGCGTGAAGGAATTCACGCCCGAGCACTTCGTCGTCATGGCCACCAAGAGCGGCGCCATCAAGAAGACCGCCCTTGCCGAATACGAGGGCGCCACCCGCGAGGGCGGCATCCGCGGCATGAAGCTCGCCGAGGGTGACGACATCGTCGGCGCCATCCTCACGAACGGTTCCAACGAAATCATCCTCGTCTCCCACCAGGGCCAGGCCGTGCGCTTCTTCGAGGGCGCCACCGAGACCGACGAACCGGCGGAAGGCGCCGAGTCCGCCTCGGCCGCACCTGCCGAGGGCGAGGAAGTCGAAGGGCCAAAACTCGGCCTGCGTCCGCAAGGCCGCTTCACCGGAGGCGTCACCGGCATGCGCTTCAAGAAGACCGGCGACTACCTCCAGGCGCTCGAAGTCTGCGACCACGAGGCCCGCCTGCTCGTGGCCCGCGAGGACGGCGTCGGCAAGCGCACGCCCTTCGGCGACTATCGCAAGACCCGCCGCGGCGGCACGGGCGTCATCGCCATCGACCTGCCCGACGACGGTTCCGTCGCCGTCGCCGGCGCGCTCAGCGTCCGCGACACCGACGAGGTGATGCTCCTCACCGCCAAGGGCCAGAGCATCCGCACCCGCGTGAAGGAAATCCGCGAGACCGGTCGCGGCGCGAAGGGCGTCCGCCTCGTCAACCTGGAGGAAGGCGACAAACTCCTCGCCATCGCCAAGGTCGTCGAGTCCGACGAGCAGGAAGCTGCCAACTCCAACCCGCCCATGGAGGTCCCGCCGGCTTGA
- the gyrB gene encoding DNA topoisomerase (ATP-hydrolyzing) subunit B has translation MSDQNDAPSAPQNQPSAESYDASKLGKLEGLEAVRKKPGMYIGGTDERALHHCVSEVLDNSVDEHLAGHCKKIEVAIHVDGSISIRDDGRGIPVDIHPQYKIPGVEMVLTTLHSGGKYGQGGYKFSGGTHGVGAKCVNAVSEWFEVEVSRNGQIHHMTFERGKTTKKLEVIGKAKGTGTLITFKPDPEIFKETTVFKAETISRRLRELTFLNSGLEITFVDERPADPKPETYLYKDGVIEFVKQMNQGKNALHPKPVRIAKESHTQIDGKPAEIHLELVLQYNDSYNDLVLCYTNTIHNPDGGTHLSGFRSALTRAINQFAKANNILKEKDPQITGDDVREGLAAVISIKHSDPKFESQTKVKLLSPEVESIVGSAAYEGLMFYFESNTPVAKRIIEKSLMAARAREAARKARETIRKGALSGGGLPGKLADCSEKDPAVCELYIVEGDSAGGSAKQGRDRRYQAILPLRGKLINSEKAQLDKVLSNEEIRTLITAIGTGIGTGEDESAFNADKARYHRVIIMTDADVDGSHIRTLLLTFLYRQMKGIIERGYVYIAQPPLYKIKRKKREQYVDNDEQLNRILLELGAEDILISPAAAGSPPLAPAALDQIIEMLAALDKLGHGITRHGAGLAEYLDQQNQETHELPRYIARIREGNKESHQFLADDKARAAFMAANPDQPAATASAAPMVTRRVTIHEIFEANELTKLLKALAKAGLDISSFAPSAQPRYVFTENAATKNETKAELFSPLEIIGQIRANGRKGLSIQRYKGLGEMNPKQLYETTMDPDKRRLLKVNIADAAKADALFTLLMGDEVPPRRQFIEDNALNVQYLDV, from the coding sequence ATGTCCGACCAGAACGACGCCCCTTCCGCCCCGCAAAACCAGCCCTCCGCCGAGTCCTACGACGCTTCCAAGCTCGGCAAACTCGAAGGTCTCGAAGCCGTCCGGAAAAAGCCCGGCATGTATATCGGCGGCACCGATGAACGCGCGCTCCACCACTGCGTTTCCGAGGTGCTCGACAACTCCGTGGACGAACATCTCGCCGGCCACTGCAAAAAAATCGAGGTCGCGATCCACGTGGACGGCTCGATCTCCATTCGCGACGACGGCCGCGGCATCCCGGTGGACATCCATCCGCAATACAAAATTCCCGGCGTCGAGATGGTGCTCACCACCCTCCACTCCGGCGGCAAATACGGCCAGGGTGGCTACAAGTTCTCCGGCGGCACCCACGGCGTCGGCGCCAAGTGCGTGAACGCCGTCTCCGAGTGGTTTGAGGTCGAGGTCTCCCGCAACGGCCAGATCCACCACATGACCTTCGAGCGCGGCAAGACCACCAAGAAGCTCGAGGTCATCGGCAAGGCCAAGGGCACGGGCACCCTCATCACCTTCAAGCCCGACCCCGAAATCTTCAAGGAAACCACCGTCTTCAAGGCCGAGACCATCAGCCGTCGCCTGCGCGAACTTACCTTCCTCAACTCCGGCCTCGAAATCACCTTCGTGGACGAGCGCCCTGCCGACCCCAAGCCCGAGACCTACCTCTACAAGGACGGCGTCATCGAGTTCGTGAAGCAGATGAACCAGGGCAAGAACGCCCTGCACCCCAAACCCGTCCGCATTGCCAAGGAGTCGCACACCCAGATTGACGGCAAGCCCGCCGAAATCCACCTCGAACTCGTCCTCCAATACAACGACTCTTACAACGACCTCGTCCTCTGCTACACCAACACCATCCACAATCCGGATGGCGGCACGCACCTCTCCGGCTTCCGCAGCGCCCTCACCCGCGCGATCAACCAGTTCGCCAAGGCCAACAACATTCTCAAGGAGAAGGATCCCCAGATCACGGGCGACGACGTGCGCGAGGGCCTCGCCGCCGTCATCTCGATCAAGCACAGCGACCCGAAGTTTGAGTCGCAGACCAAGGTCAAGCTGCTGTCCCCGGAAGTGGAGTCCATCGTTGGCTCCGCGGCCTACGAAGGCCTGATGTTCTACTTCGAGAGCAACACGCCCGTCGCCAAGCGCATCATCGAGAAGTCCCTCATGGCCGCCCGCGCCCGCGAGGCCGCCCGCAAGGCCCGCGAGACCATCCGCAAGGGCGCCCTCTCCGGCGGCGGCCTCCCCGGCAAACTCGCCGACTGCTCCGAAAAGGACCCGGCCGTGTGCGAGCTCTACATCGTCGAGGGTGACTCCGCCGGCGGCTCCGCCAAACAGGGCCGCGACCGCCGCTACCAGGCCATCCTCCCCCTCCGCGGCAAGCTGATCAACTCCGAGAAGGCCCAGCTCGACAAGGTCCTCTCCAACGAGGAAATCCGCACCCTGATCACCGCCATCGGCACCGGCATCGGCACCGGTGAGGACGAGTCCGCCTTCAACGCCGACAAGGCCCGCTACCACCGCGTCATCATCATGACCGACGCCGACGTGGACGGCTCCCACATCCGCACCCTGCTCCTCACCTTCCTCTACCGCCAGATGAAGGGCATCATCGAGCGCGGCTACGTTTACATCGCCCAACCGCCGCTCTACAAAATCAAGCGCAAGAAACGCGAGCAATACGTGGACAACGACGAGCAGTTGAACCGCATCCTGCTCGAACTCGGCGCCGAGGACATCCTCATCTCGCCCGCCGCCGCCGGCTCGCCCCCGCTCGCTCCCGCCGCCCTCGACCAGATCATCGAGATGCTCGCCGCCCTCGACAAGCTCGGCCACGGCATCACCCGCCATGGTGCCGGTCTCGCGGAGTATCTCGACCAGCAGAACCAGGAAACCCACGAGCTCCCGCGCTACATCGCCCGCATCCGCGAAGGCAACAAGGAGAGCCACCAGTTCCTCGCCGACGACAAGGCCCGCGCCGCCTTCATGGCCGCCAATCCCGACCAGCCCGCCGCCACCGCCTCGGCCGCCCCCATGGTCACCCGGCGCGTCACCATCCACGAGATCTTCGAGGCCAACGAACTCACCAAGCTCCTCAAGGCCCTCGCCAAAGCCGGCCTCGACATCTCGTCCTTCGCCCCGTCCGCCCAGCCGCGCTACGTCTTCACCGAAAACGCCGCGACCAAGAACGAGACCAAGGCCGAGCTGTTCTCCCCGCTCGAAATCATCGGTCAGATCCGCGCCAACGGCCGCAAGGGCCTCAGCATCCAACGCTACAAGGGTCTCGGTGAAATGAACCCGAAGCAGCTCTACGAAACCACGATGGACCCCGACAAGCGCCGCCTGCTGAAGGTGAACATCGCCGACGCCGCCAAGGCCGACGCTCTCTTCACCCTCCTCATGGGCGACGAGGTCCCGCCCCGCCGCCAGTTCATCGAGGACAACGCGCTCAACGTCCAATATCTCGACGTCTGA